One Paracidovorax avenae ATCC 19860 genomic region harbors:
- a CDS encoding restriction endonuclease, with amino-acid sequence MAPNSLFAILLRSPWWVSFLAAGAIALACGALLPAHVAPFAAVGVLPLVGVGSMAAWRQWNAPSAARLQEALDEAGALPWRTLADRLERAWLAEGYTVQRLAGGAADFRLDKGGHAVLVGARRWKAGTHGVEPLRELQAAVQAQDGASGAYLAPLGAVSDAARDFARSHGLDILDGPAVAALLLKAPAGTGR; translated from the coding sequence CGCCATCCTGCTGCGCTCGCCGTGGTGGGTGAGCTTCCTCGCGGCGGGCGCCATCGCCCTGGCCTGCGGGGCGCTGCTGCCGGCGCACGTGGCGCCGTTCGCGGCCGTGGGCGTGCTGCCCCTGGTCGGCGTGGGCAGCATGGCGGCCTGGCGGCAATGGAACGCACCCAGTGCCGCACGCCTGCAGGAAGCGCTGGACGAGGCCGGCGCCCTGCCCTGGCGCACGCTCGCGGACCGGCTCGAGCGTGCCTGGCTGGCAGAGGGCTACACCGTCCAGCGGCTGGCCGGTGGCGCGGCGGACTTCCGCCTCGACAAGGGCGGGCATGCCGTGCTGGTGGGCGCCCGCCGCTGGAAGGCCGGCACCCACGGCGTGGAGCCCCTGCGCGAACTGCAGGCCGCGGTGCAGGCGCAGGATGGCGCCTCGGGCGCCTACCTCGCGCCCCTGGGCGCCGTGAGCGATGCGGCCCGGGATTTCGCGCGCAGCCACGGGCTGGACATCCTGGACGGCCCCGCCGTGGCCGCGCTGCTGCTCAAGGCCCCGGCCGGCACGGGCCGCTGA
- a CDS encoding patatin-like phospholipase family protein, whose amino-acid sequence MAAAPSRATAQRPAGLVLTGGGARAAYQVGVLEAISDLRKACGAGREPNPFPIITGTSAGAINAAALACGADHFDRAVRRIAHVWSGFHAQQVYRADSLSVMRSGARWLTLLSLGWALARWRRMRPRSLLDNAPLAELLSRLVPLSRLPRLVRAGHVQALAVTASSYTSGEHITFFEAADSLAPWQRQQRRAARGRITHDHLLASSAIPFVFPATALELDGRTQFFGDGSMRQSAPIAPAIHLGAGRVLVIGAGRMHEPAGDLSAETVPAYPTLAQVAGHALSNIFLDALAVDVERAQRINQTLALIPPEARALSPLRPLELLVIAPSQRLDALAARHVGDLPAPVRTLLGALGVTANERDVRGAALASYLLFEPGYTRELMALGRQDALARRAEICRFFGWHDAGQPVRAPARQPSR is encoded by the coding sequence ATGGCAGCCGCGCCGTCCCGAGCCACCGCGCAGCGCCCGGCCGGCCTCGTGCTCACGGGCGGCGGCGCACGCGCGGCCTACCAGGTGGGCGTGCTGGAGGCCATCTCCGACCTGCGCAAGGCCTGCGGCGCGGGGCGCGAGCCCAACCCTTTTCCCATCATCACCGGCACGTCCGCCGGGGCCATCAACGCCGCCGCCCTGGCCTGCGGGGCGGACCATTTCGACCGGGCGGTGCGGCGCATCGCGCACGTGTGGAGCGGCTTCCACGCGCAGCAGGTCTATCGCGCGGACTCGCTGAGCGTGATGCGCAGCGGAGCGCGCTGGCTCACTTTGCTCTCGCTGGGCTGGGCGCTGGCCCGCTGGCGGCGGATGCGACCGCGCTCGCTGCTGGACAACGCCCCCCTGGCGGAGCTGCTCTCCCGCCTGGTGCCGCTCTCGCGCCTGCCGCGCCTGGTCCGCGCGGGGCACGTGCAGGCGCTGGCCGTCACGGCATCCAGCTACACCTCGGGCGAGCACATCACCTTCTTCGAAGCCGCCGATTCGCTCGCGCCCTGGCAGCGGCAGCAGCGCCGCGCGGCACGGGGCCGCATCACCCATGACCACCTGCTGGCCTCGTCGGCGATCCCGTTCGTCTTTCCGGCCACCGCGCTGGAGCTGGACGGGCGGACCCAGTTCTTCGGCGACGGCTCCATGCGCCAGTCCGCGCCGATCGCTCCGGCCATCCACCTGGGCGCCGGCCGCGTGCTGGTGATCGGCGCGGGCCGCATGCACGAGCCGGCCGGCGACCTGTCCGCGGAGACCGTGCCGGCCTACCCGACGCTCGCCCAGGTGGCGGGGCATGCGCTGTCCAACATCTTCCTGGATGCCCTGGCGGTGGACGTGGAGCGCGCACAGCGCATCAACCAGACCCTGGCGCTGATCCCGCCCGAGGCGCGGGCGCTGAGCCCGCTGCGGCCGCTGGAACTGCTGGTGATCGCCCCGTCGCAGCGGCTGGATGCGCTGGCGGCCCGCCACGTGGGCGACCTGCCCGCACCCGTGCGCACCCTGCTGGGCGCCCTGGGCGTGACCGCCAACGAGCGGGACGTGCGCGGCGCCGCGCTGGCGAGCTACCTGCTGTTCGAGCCCGGGTACACGCGCGAACTCATGGCGCTCGGCCGGCAGGACGCGCTCGCGCGCCGCGCCGAGATCTGCCGCTTTTTCGGCTGGCACGACGCGGGCCAGCCGGTCCGGGCCCCGGCGCGGCAGCCTTCCCGCTGA
- the poxB gene encoding ubiquinone-dependent pyruvate dehydrogenase — protein MGIFGSSKAKSVADLLVETLAHAGVQRIWGVTGDSLNAINDSLRRHGGIEWMHVRHEEAGAFAAGAEAQVTGRLAVCAGSCGPGNLHLINGLYDCQRNHQPVLAIASHIPGSEIGLGYFQETHPTELFRECSHFCEMVQDPKQLPEVLHRAMRTAIGRHGVAVIVLPGDVSTLDAPEGARPDFAPPAAPRMLPDEAALSELAALLNGSDAVTILAGAGTAGAHDEVVALARALAAPIVHAFRGKEHMEWDNPFDVGMTGLIGFSSGYHAMRECDTLLMLGTDFPYRDFYPDDAAIVQIDRDPGALGRRAQLRLGLVADVREAAALLAPLIEPGRDTGFLDKAREHYQAARKELDALASPRAGDEPLHPQFVAATLDRLAADDAVFTFDVGTPAIWAARYLRMNGRRRLLGSFNHGSMANAMPQALGAQAVRPDRQVVSISGDGGLAMLMGDMLTAVQMKLPIKIVLINNGVLGFVQMEQKASGYLDTNVALQNPDFSAIANGMGFLGLRVARSDELEPALVRALAHDGPALVDVRVDPMELSMPPKIRAAQVKGFSLYAARAVMNGRGDEIVELAKTNLLRRR, from the coding sequence ATGGGCATTTTTGGTTCCTCCAAGGCGAAATCGGTGGCCGACCTCCTGGTCGAGACCCTGGCGCACGCCGGCGTGCAACGCATCTGGGGCGTCACCGGCGACAGCCTGAACGCCATCAACGACAGCCTGCGCCGGCACGGCGGCATCGAATGGATGCATGTGCGCCACGAGGAGGCCGGCGCCTTCGCCGCGGGTGCCGAGGCCCAGGTCACGGGGCGGCTCGCGGTGTGCGCAGGCAGCTGCGGGCCGGGCAACCTGCACCTGATCAACGGGCTCTACGACTGCCAGCGCAACCACCAGCCCGTGCTGGCCATTGCCAGCCACATCCCCGGCAGCGAGATCGGCCTGGGGTACTTCCAGGAAACCCACCCGACCGAGCTGTTCCGTGAATGCAGCCATTTCTGCGAGATGGTGCAGGACCCGAAACAGTTGCCCGAGGTGCTGCACCGCGCGATGCGCACGGCCATCGGCCGCCACGGCGTGGCCGTGATCGTGCTGCCCGGCGACGTGTCCACCCTCGACGCGCCCGAGGGCGCCCGGCCGGATTTCGCGCCGCCGGCCGCGCCCCGCATGCTTCCGGACGAGGCAGCGCTCTCGGAACTTGCCGCGCTGCTGAACGGCTCCGACGCCGTGACCATCCTGGCCGGTGCCGGCACGGCCGGAGCGCACGACGAGGTCGTGGCCCTGGCGAGGGCCCTGGCCGCGCCCATCGTGCATGCCTTCCGCGGCAAGGAGCACATGGAGTGGGACAACCCGTTCGACGTCGGAATGACCGGGCTGATCGGCTTCTCGTCCGGCTACCACGCGATGCGCGAGTGCGACACGCTGCTCATGCTGGGCACGGACTTCCCCTACCGCGACTTCTATCCGGACGATGCGGCCATCGTGCAGATCGACCGCGATCCCGGCGCGCTGGGCCGGCGCGCGCAACTGCGCCTGGGGCTGGTGGCCGACGTGCGCGAGGCTGCTGCCCTGCTGGCCCCGCTCATCGAGCCGGGCCGCGACACCGGTTTTCTCGACAAGGCACGCGAGCACTACCAGGCGGCGCGCAAGGAGCTGGACGCGCTCGCGTCGCCGCGCGCCGGCGACGAACCGCTGCACCCGCAGTTCGTGGCGGCCACGCTCGACCGGCTGGCGGCCGACGATGCAGTATTCACCTTCGATGTCGGCACGCCCGCGATCTGGGCCGCCCGCTACCTGCGCATGAACGGCCGGCGCCGGCTGCTCGGCTCCTTCAACCACGGCTCGATGGCCAACGCGATGCCGCAGGCCCTGGGCGCGCAGGCGGTGCGACCCGACCGCCAGGTGGTGTCGATCTCCGGCGACGGCGGCCTCGCGATGCTGATGGGCGACATGCTCACGGCAGTGCAGATGAAGCTGCCGATCAAGATCGTGCTCATCAACAACGGCGTGCTCGGCTTCGTGCAGATGGAGCAGAAGGCCTCGGGCTACCTGGACACCAACGTCGCGCTGCAGAACCCGGATTTCAGCGCCATCGCGAACGGCATGGGCTTTCTGGGCCTGCGCGTCGCCCGCTCGGACGAACTCGAGCCCGCCCTGGTGCGGGCGCTGGCCCACGACGGCCCCGCCCTGGTGGACGTACGGGTGGACCCGATGGAGCTGTCGATGCCGCCGAAGATCCGGGCCGCACAGGTCAAGGGCTTCAGCCTGTACGCCGCGCGGGCGGTGATGAACGGCCGGGGCGACGAGATCGTCGAGCTGGCGAAAACCAACCTGCTGCGCCGCAGGTGA
- the metG gene encoding methionine--tRNA ligase, translating to MPARKIFVTTALPYANGNFHIGHIMEYIQADIWVRFQRMQGAEVNFVGADDTHGAPIMIAAEKAGKTPQQFVADIAAGRKPYLEGFHIRFDNWHSTDAPENHELARQIYRDLQAAGLIETRTIEQFFDPEKNMFLPDRFIKGECPRCHARDQYGDNCENCGAVYAPTDLIEPYSALSGAKPVLKSSDHFFFQLSDPRCVAFLQEWTQDGRLQPEVANKVKEWFSVRTNPDGTTSEGLGDWDISRDAPYFGIEIPDAPGKYFYVWLDAPVGYLASLKNLLEKRGQSYDDYVADPQLEQYHFIGKDIVTFHTLFWPAMLKFSGRKTPDAVFVHGFLTVNNGEKMSKSRGTGLDPLKYLGLGMNAEWLRYYLAAKLNGRNEDIDFNAEDFMARVNSDLIGKFVNIASRAAGFLTKRFGGRLGTPDADGAALLEALRAQAGAIAEAYERRDTARAVRETMLLADRVNEYVDARKPWELAKQEGQEAALQAACTTCIEAFRLLTLYLKPVLPALAAQVEAFLNVQPLTFADAPALLGEGHAIGAYQHLMQRVDIKQLEALFEAPAAAATPAASAAADAGADAPGGEAIAPTITIDDFAKIDLRIALIVNCEPVEGSTKLLRLTLDVGEGRHRNVFSGIASAYRPEELVGKLTVMVANLAPRKMKFGVSEGMVLAASHGDEKAHPGIHVLNPWPGATPGMRVR from the coding sequence ATGCCCGCACGCAAGATCTTCGTCACCACCGCCCTGCCGTATGCCAACGGCAACTTCCACATCGGCCACATCATGGAATACATCCAGGCCGACATCTGGGTGCGGTTCCAGCGCATGCAGGGCGCCGAGGTGAACTTCGTCGGCGCGGACGACACGCACGGCGCGCCGATCATGATCGCCGCCGAGAAGGCCGGCAAGACGCCGCAGCAGTTCGTGGCCGACATCGCCGCCGGCCGCAAGCCCTACCTGGAGGGCTTCCACATCCGCTTCGACAACTGGCACAGCACGGACGCGCCCGAGAACCACGAACTCGCCCGCCAGATCTACCGCGACCTGCAGGCCGCGGGCCTGATCGAGACGCGCACCATCGAGCAGTTCTTCGACCCCGAGAAGAACATGTTCCTGCCGGACCGCTTCATCAAGGGTGAATGCCCGCGCTGCCACGCCAGGGACCAGTATGGCGACAACTGCGAGAACTGCGGCGCGGTGTACGCCCCCACCGACCTGATCGAGCCCTATTCGGCCCTCTCCGGCGCCAAGCCGGTGCTGAAAAGCTCCGACCATTTCTTCTTCCAGCTCTCCGACCCGCGCTGCGTGGCCTTCCTGCAGGAATGGACGCAGGACGGCCGCCTGCAGCCCGAAGTGGCCAACAAGGTCAAGGAATGGTTCTCGGTGCGCACCAACCCCGACGGCACCACCAGCGAAGGCCTGGGCGACTGGGACATCAGCCGCGACGCGCCCTACTTCGGCATCGAGATCCCGGACGCACCGGGCAAGTACTTCTACGTCTGGCTGGACGCGCCCGTGGGCTACCTCGCCTCGCTCAAGAACCTGCTGGAAAAGCGCGGCCAGAGCTACGACGACTACGTGGCCGATCCGCAGCTGGAGCAGTACCACTTCATCGGCAAGGACATCGTCACCTTCCACACGCTGTTCTGGCCCGCGATGCTGAAGTTCAGCGGCCGCAAGACGCCGGATGCGGTCTTCGTGCACGGTTTCCTCACCGTGAACAACGGCGAGAAGATGAGCAAGAGCCGCGGCACGGGACTCGACCCGCTGAAGTACCTGGGCCTGGGAATGAACGCCGAATGGCTGCGCTACTACCTCGCGGCCAAGCTCAACGGCCGCAACGAGGACATCGACTTCAATGCCGAGGATTTCATGGCGCGGGTCAACAGCGACCTGATCGGCAAGTTCGTGAACATCGCGAGCCGTGCCGCCGGCTTCCTCACCAAGCGCTTCGGCGGCCGGCTCGGCACGCCCGATGCCGACGGCGCGGCACTGCTGGAGGCCCTGCGCGCCCAGGCCGGCGCCATCGCCGAGGCGTATGAGCGGCGCGACACCGCCCGCGCCGTGCGCGAGACCATGCTGCTGGCCGACCGCGTGAATGAATACGTGGACGCACGCAAGCCCTGGGAACTCGCCAAGCAGGAAGGCCAGGAAGCCGCGCTGCAGGCCGCCTGCACCACCTGCATCGAGGCCTTCCGCCTGCTCACGCTCTACCTCAAGCCCGTGCTGCCGGCCCTGGCGGCGCAGGTGGAAGCGTTCCTGAACGTCCAGCCGCTCACCTTCGCCGATGCGCCCGCCCTGCTGGGCGAAGGCCACGCCATCGGGGCCTACCAGCACCTGATGCAGCGCGTGGACATCAAGCAGCTCGAGGCGCTGTTCGAGGCCCCGGCCGCCGCTGCCACACCCGCAGCGTCCGCTGCCGCCGATGCCGGAGCGGATGCACCGGGCGGCGAGGCCATCGCCCCCACCATCACCATCGACGATTTCGCGAAGATCGACCTGCGCATCGCACTGATCGTGAACTGCGAGCCGGTCGAGGGCTCCACCAAGCTGCTGCGCCTCACGCTCGACGTGGGCGAAGGCCGCCACCGCAACGTCTTTTCCGGCATCGCGAGCGCCTACCGCCCCGAGGAACTCGTGGGCAAACTGACGGTGATGGTCGCCAACCTCGCGCCGCGCAAGATGAAGTTCGGCGTCTCCGAGGGCATGGTGCTTGCCGCCAGCCACGGCGACGAGAAGGCGCATCCGGGCATCCATGTGCTGAACCCGTGGCCTGGGGCTACGCCGGGCATGCGGGTGCGGTGA
- a CDS encoding YitT family protein has protein sequence MPSTPPDPIPVPVPSLRHGRYEDVQALVAGTLFVAMALMLFGQAGLLIGSTAGIAFLLHYLTDVSFGKLFFAVNLPFYWFAWTRMGREFTLKTFLSVALLSLLTEMFPHVMHVDYLDPLFAAVLGGLLLGTGCLFLARHKSSLGGATIVALYLQNRHGIRAGKVQMAIDCTVLALALFVVPPERVGYSVLAAVVMSVFLWISHRPGRYVGE, from the coding sequence ATGCCATCCACGCCGCCCGATCCCATTCCGGTTCCCGTTCCTTCGCTGCGGCATGGCCGCTACGAGGATGTCCAGGCGCTGGTCGCTGGCACCCTGTTCGTGGCCATGGCCCTGATGCTGTTCGGGCAGGCCGGGCTGCTCATCGGCAGTACGGCCGGCATCGCGTTCCTGCTGCATTACCTGACGGACGTGTCCTTCGGCAAGCTGTTCTTCGCCGTCAACCTGCCCTTCTACTGGTTCGCCTGGACGCGCATGGGGCGGGAGTTCACCCTCAAGACCTTCCTGAGCGTGGCCCTGCTGTCGCTGCTCACCGAAATGTTTCCGCACGTGATGCACGTGGACTACCTCGATCCCCTGTTTGCGGCGGTGCTGGGTGGCCTGCTGCTGGGCACGGGCTGCCTGTTCCTTGCGCGGCACAAGTCGAGCCTGGGCGGGGCCACCATCGTCGCGCTGTACCTGCAGAACCGGCACGGTATCCGTGCGGGCAAGGTGCAGATGGCGATCGACTGCACCGTGCTGGCGCTGGCCCTTTTCGTGGTGCCGCCCGAGCGCGTGGGTTATTCGGTGCTGGCGGCGGTGGTGATGAGCGTGTTCCTCTGGATCAGCCACCGGCCGGGGCGCTACGTGGGGGAGTAG
- a CDS encoding DUF3460 family protein: MSFFRRPDYQSDATQFIQKLKSDRPELDAQQVAGRALLWDKQVDRDIWEEYDEARVAQKPYVYQTQG; encoded by the coding sequence ATGTCCTTCTTCCGCCGCCCCGACTACCAGTCCGACGCCACCCAGTTCATCCAGAAGCTCAAGTCCGACCGGCCCGAACTCGACGCCCAGCAGGTGGCGGGCCGCGCCCTGCTGTGGGACAAGCAGGTGGACCGCGACATCTGGGAGGAATACGACGAAGCCCGCGTCGCCCAGAAGCCCTACGTGTACCAGACCCAGGGCTGA
- a CDS encoding segregation and condensation protein A translates to MSADTMDAPPHAGDAAQDAAGGAAGDAVARLYGEPLFALPQDLYIPPDALEVFLEAFEGPLDLLLYLIRKQNFNILDIPMLDVTRQYLGYVDEIRSRNLELAAEYLLMAAMLIEIKSRMLLPPKKQEGAQEPEDPRAELVRRLLEYEQIKLAAANLGRAPQYGRDFLRAQVHIEQSLVQRFPDVHVAELQEAWRDILKRAKLVQHHRITREELSVREYMSAVLKTLQGRRFVEFEELFDPSKGSTVLVVTFIALLELGKETLIEITQAEAFAPIYVRLAYTPV, encoded by the coding sequence ATGAGCGCCGACACCATGGACGCCCCGCCGCACGCCGGTGACGCCGCGCAGGACGCCGCCGGCGGTGCGGCCGGCGACGCCGTGGCGCGGCTCTACGGAGAGCCCCTGTTCGCCCTGCCGCAGGACCTCTACATCCCGCCCGATGCGCTGGAAGTGTTCCTGGAGGCCTTCGAGGGCCCGCTGGACCTGCTGCTCTACCTCATCCGCAAGCAGAATTTCAACATCCTCGACATCCCGATGCTGGATGTCACGCGGCAGTACCTCGGCTACGTGGACGAGATCCGCAGCCGCAACCTGGAACTGGCGGCCGAGTACCTGCTGATGGCGGCGATGCTCATCGAGATCAAGTCGCGCATGCTGCTGCCGCCCAAGAAGCAGGAAGGCGCCCAGGAGCCGGAAGACCCGCGCGCCGAACTGGTGCGCCGGCTGCTGGAATACGAGCAGATCAAGCTCGCGGCGGCCAACCTGGGCAGGGCCCCGCAGTACGGCCGTGACTTCCTGCGCGCGCAGGTCCACATCGAGCAGAGCCTGGTGCAGCGGTTTCCCGACGTGCACGTGGCCGAACTGCAGGAAGCCTGGCGCGACATCCTCAAGCGCGCGAAACTCGTGCAGCACCACCGCATCACCCGCGAGGAACTGAGCGTGCGCGAGTACATGAGCGCCGTACTCAAGACACTGCAGGGCCGGCGCTTCGTCGAGTTCGAGGAACTGTTCGATCCCTCCAAGGGCTCCACGGTGCTCGTGGTGACCTTCATCGCCCTGCTGGAGCTGGGCAAGGAAACACTGATCGAGATCACCCAGGCGGAAGCCTTCGCGCCCATCTACGTGCGCCTGGCCTACACCCCGGTGTGA
- the nadB gene encoding L-aspartate oxidase: protein MASFDYDVLIIGSGLAGLSTALHLAPTHRVAVLTKRGLADGASGWAQGGIAAVLAEGDTFDAHVQDTLVAGAGLCDLAATRAVVEGAPQAIQWLQTLGVPFSEEAPGRLHLTREGGHGARRIVHATDATGAAVQRTLLDTVRATPGITLLEEHTLVDLITARKLGLPGPQRCLGLYAFDEATDTVHTFRAPHTVLATGGAGKVYLYTSNPDTATGDGIAAAWRAGCRVQNMEFIQFHPTCLYHPQAKSFLISEAVRGEGGRLLRPDGTRFMPAHDERAELAPRDVVARAIDFEMKTHGLDCVHLDISHQSPEFLQAHFPTILARCAELGIDLTRQPIPVVPAAHYTCGGVLTDLAGRTDLAGLHAIGETACTGLHGANRLASNSLVECMVFARAAADAILAAPPVSSPPPALPAWDDSRVTDADERVVISHNWDELRRFMWDYVGIVRTDKRLERAAHRIALLQAEIAEFYANFHVCRDLLELRNLVQVAELIVRSAQQRRESRGLHYSRDWPAMAAPAAPTLLVPPVR, encoded by the coding sequence ATGGCCTCCTTCGATTACGACGTACTCATCATCGGCAGCGGCCTGGCGGGCCTGTCCACCGCGCTGCATCTCGCCCCCACGCACCGCGTGGCCGTGCTCACGAAGCGGGGACTGGCCGACGGCGCCAGCGGCTGGGCGCAGGGCGGCATCGCCGCCGTGCTGGCCGAGGGCGACACCTTCGATGCCCACGTGCAGGACACGCTCGTGGCGGGCGCGGGACTGTGCGACCTCGCCGCCACGCGCGCCGTGGTCGAAGGCGCGCCGCAGGCCATCCAGTGGCTGCAGACCCTGGGCGTGCCGTTCTCCGAGGAAGCGCCGGGCCGGCTGCACCTGACGCGCGAAGGCGGCCACGGCGCGCGGCGCATCGTGCATGCCACCGATGCCACCGGCGCGGCCGTGCAGCGCACCCTGCTGGACACAGTGCGCGCCACGCCCGGCATCACCCTGCTGGAAGAGCACACGCTGGTGGACCTGATCACCGCCCGCAAGCTCGGCCTGCCCGGCCCGCAGCGCTGCCTGGGGCTCTACGCGTTCGACGAGGCCACCGACACCGTGCACACCTTCCGCGCGCCGCACACCGTGCTGGCGACGGGGGGCGCGGGCAAGGTGTACCTCTACACCAGCAACCCGGACACGGCCACGGGCGACGGCATCGCCGCCGCATGGCGTGCGGGCTGCCGGGTGCAGAACATGGAGTTCATCCAGTTCCACCCCACCTGCCTCTACCACCCGCAGGCCAAGTCGTTCCTGATCAGCGAAGCGGTGCGCGGCGAGGGCGGCCGGCTGCTGCGGCCCGACGGCACGCGCTTCATGCCGGCGCACGACGAACGCGCCGAACTCGCTCCGCGCGACGTGGTCGCCCGGGCCATCGACTTCGAGATGAAGACCCACGGGCTCGACTGCGTGCACCTGGACATCTCGCACCAGAGCCCGGAATTCCTGCAGGCGCACTTCCCGACCATCCTCGCACGCTGCGCGGAACTGGGCATCGACCTCACGCGCCAGCCCATCCCCGTGGTGCCCGCCGCGCACTACACCTGCGGCGGCGTGCTCACCGACCTCGCGGGGCGCACCGACCTGGCGGGCCTGCATGCCATCGGCGAAACCGCCTGCACCGGCCTGCACGGCGCCAACCGACTGGCGAGCAATTCGCTGGTGGAGTGCATGGTGTTCGCGCGCGCCGCCGCCGATGCCATCCTCGCCGCGCCGCCCGTTTCCAGCCCGCCTCCGGCCCTGCCCGCCTGGGACGACAGCCGCGTGACCGATGCCGACGAGCGCGTGGTCATCTCGCACAACTGGGACGAACTGCGCCGCTTCATGTGGGACTACGTGGGCATCGTGCGCACCGACAAGCGCCTGGAGCGCGCCGCGCACCGCATCGCGCTGCTGCAGGCGGAAATCGCCGAGTTCTACGCGAACTTCCATGTCTGCCGCGACCTGCTGGAATTGCGCAACCTCGTGCAGGTGGCCGAGCTCATCGTGCGCTCGGCCCAGCAGCGGCGCGAGAGCCGCGGCCTGCACTACAGCCGCGACTGGCCCGCCATGGCCGCGCCCGCGGCCCCCACCCTCCTCGTGCCGCCGGTCCGCTGA
- the bioA gene encoding adenosylmethionine--8-amino-7-oxononanoate transaminase: MVRDDTSLAARSIASVWHPCTQMKRHEADPPVAIARAAGPWLEGDDGRRYLDGISSWWVNLFGHGHPHIREAIADQLARLDHVMLAGFTHAPVVELSERLAALTGLGHAFYGSDGSAATEIALKMSAHFWRNHGRPGKCRFIGLAGGYHGETVGALAVTDIGLFREAYAPLVRLGATVPSPDARGAAAGEDAAAVARRAAAVLQDWLEEHHATTAALIVEPLVQCAAGMAMHDAEYLRQARTLCDRYGVHLVVDEIATGFGRTGTMFAHQQAGIRPDFICLSKGLTGGTLPLSAVLTTDAVYAAFYDDDVARGFLHSHSYTGNPLACRAALATLDLFTQTDALAHNARRAPLFHAAFAPLSAHPRVRHARHLGMLWAWDVEGTAPDFARRYHRHAMARGLLLRPIGRTLYAMPPYVLDDDAIAHLGRQALAALDATLAEETGAPGAAAAAERSLP; the protein is encoded by the coding sequence ATGGTCAGAGACGACACTTCCCTCGCCGCCCGCAGCATCGCCAGCGTGTGGCATCCCTGCACCCAGATGAAGCGCCACGAGGCCGATCCGCCCGTGGCCATCGCCCGTGCGGCCGGCCCCTGGCTGGAAGGAGACGACGGCCGCCGCTACCTGGACGGCATCAGTTCGTGGTGGGTCAACCTTTTCGGCCACGGACATCCGCACATCCGCGAGGCCATCGCCGACCAGCTGGCGCGGCTGGACCACGTGATGCTCGCGGGCTTCACGCACGCGCCAGTGGTGGAGCTCTCCGAGCGCCTGGCCGCGCTCACCGGGCTCGGCCATGCGTTCTATGGCAGCGACGGCTCGGCCGCGACGGAGATCGCGCTCAAGATGAGCGCGCATTTCTGGCGCAACCACGGCCGGCCCGGGAAATGCCGGTTCATCGGCCTGGCAGGCGGCTACCACGGCGAGACCGTGGGCGCGCTCGCGGTGACCGACATCGGCCTGTTCCGCGAAGCCTACGCCCCCCTCGTGCGCCTGGGCGCCACCGTGCCCAGCCCCGATGCGCGGGGCGCCGCGGCCGGAGAGGACGCCGCCGCCGTGGCGCGCCGCGCCGCCGCCGTGCTGCAGGACTGGCTGGAGGAGCACCATGCCACCACCGCCGCGCTCATCGTGGAGCCGCTGGTGCAGTGCGCCGCCGGCATGGCGATGCACGATGCCGAATACCTGCGGCAGGCCCGCACGCTGTGCGACCGCTACGGCGTGCACCTCGTCGTGGACGAGATCGCGACCGGCTTCGGCCGCACCGGCACGATGTTCGCGCACCAGCAGGCCGGCATCCGGCCGGACTTCATCTGCCTCTCCAAGGGCCTGACGGGCGGCACCCTGCCGCTGTCGGCCGTGCTCACCACCGATGCGGTGTATGCCGCGTTCTACGACGACGACGTGGCGCGCGGCTTCCTGCATTCGCACTCCTACACCGGCAACCCGCTCGCCTGCCGCGCGGCGCTGGCCACGCTCGATCTGTTCACCCAGACCGATGCGCTGGCGCACAACGCACGGCGCGCACCGCTCTTCCACGCGGCCTTCGCGCCGCTCTCGGCCCACCCGCGCGTGCGGCACGCGCGCCACCTCGGCATGCTCTGGGCCTGGGACGTGGAAGGCACGGCACCCGACTTCGCGCGCCGCTACCACCGCCACGCGATGGCGCGCGGCCTGCTGCTGCGGCCCATCGGCCGCACGCTCTACGCCATGCCGCCCTACGTGCTGGACGACGACGCCATCGCACACCTGGGCCGGCAGGCGCTCGCGGCGCTGGACGCCACGCTGGCCGAAGAGACCGGCGCCCCTGGCGCGGCTGCGGCCGCCGAAAGGAGCCTGCCATGA